The nucleotide sequence TGTGATAGTCTGATAGATCAGCCTGAAATTCAACAAATTGGTCCGCTGTATCTAATTCGGTTGGCATCCCTGGTAGCTACCTTAGAAAGCTGTGCGCCCAGTCTTGACAGTCTTGATGATCCCCTTCTCCGCCAGCTTCTCCACCAGGTCCAGCAACATATTATCACAACCAGGATACGCCATGGGATCCATCACAATGGGCAACTTCTCGGTTTGCAAGTTGATGACGCTCTTGTAGTCGACCTGGCCAATGGGGATTCCAATCTGCGGAGTCGAGAGAAGTGGTGAGAGAAGCAGAGGGTTCAGCCACTGCTTGGGATCCGTCATGTAAAGGAAACCAGCACCTTCTTTGTGGTTGAGGAACTCCCCGCAGTAGGGCTTCGAGGAACACGGGGGTCCAGACGTCGTCTTCTCCATacttgtcgaggaggcttGTGAGGACCTTGGCGGTAATGTTTGTTTCATCGGTGATGAAAGTTGTCAAGGCTCTAGAAGAACTTCCAACAAAAGCAGAGCAGTGCCACGTAGCGGCAGCATCGTCCGAGACATAATAGCTCAGATTGCCGAAATGCAGCACCGAAGACGTTGCCCCAAGGCCAGCGGGGGCTGAGGCAGTGGCTGCCGTGCACAGGCACCCGAGGGTTGACAGAAGCACCAACTTACTGGATAACATAGCTACGAAGTTGAGGTAAAGCTGCTGAACGGTGTGAGGAATGCTCAACGGGGGCGAATGGCTGCAGCTTAAATAGAGGCCCCAGATCAACCTCACTTGTTTGGCTTTGACTCTAGATCACCACTGTGGTGAAAGATAGCTGAACCACCTAGCTATCCGGGTTAGGATATCTGGACCCGCTCCTTGTGCCGCCTGTTATCTCCAGCAGGCGATTCATCTGTATTTTCATGATGATAGGAAACATGTTCATTACCGTTATGTAATTTCTCTCCTACTAACCATGACATTACGGACGTGTGCCGTTATCTCTCCCGTCTTGTAGAAGAGCTCCTAATGAGGCTACCGGAGGATTGTGGCCAGACTCGGAAACGTCACCGTTATCTCAGGCTAAGCTTCGGGTATGAGCGATCTCGAAGAGCTTATAGTCAACATACCAGCCTAGTCTTAGTCACTCCCTGGCTCCTTGTCCTGGCTAAGCGATCCTGGCTATCCTCAGCAGTGGATACACCTTCTAGGCCATGCGTATTCTAGCCACTCTGGCAGTAGCCGAGGTATAGGGGTTGGGGGTAGAGAGATGCTTGGGTTCATCCATGACTCGAGTACAGGGTCCTCGTCACTGGCAAGATACGATAGGTTCAATCCCGATGGCTCTCCTCCGCAAGGGCCGCAACGCGaacgtcaagaaggccgcaCATGCCGCAAACGCCTATCATCTCCCCAGAGTCCGATAGAGTGGGACAGCCGAGTGCCTCAATAACATGCGTGCAGAGAATTCATGCTCATCTTCTATCCTTAATTAACCTGGCTACGCCCACGAACTATCTGATGCTATCCCGTCCTACAGCGCACCCGCCTTGGACAGCTCAGACACATCCTAAATCACCAAGGTTTAGCAATATAACTTCATTCCAGGTCTAATTTGACTTACCATAAACACATAGAATGCCAGTCTCGGCTTGGAATCCTCGCCTTTCTCGAGGATGGCCCTGACGGCGTAATTTCCCTCCGAGATCTGCGTGTTTAAGTGGCCAATGGTGACACGGCGGTAGAGAATGACCTCGTTCGAGTCGGGGCTCAGAGAAAAGATCTTGCGGGGGATGTTCTTGCAGGATTTCATGTAGTCAAAGGCATGCTCACGCCGAGCTCCGATCTCTAGATATCCACCTCGCCAGTAAAAAAGGGGGGAATAAATGAATCCAGGCTTACCAGCGGCACCACAAGTCGGTTCTGCACCGCCACGAATGAAGACGGCATCAGGTGTGTACTGGTCGACATAATTCTCCTGTTCGGTGGGGTTGTCGGTGGTGATGTAGAACTCCTCGAAGAAACGGACGATGTCGCTGCTCAGAGCAGGGATGCGGCTTGGATGGTGCACTCGGGATTGGACATGGCGGTAGGTATTTGCGAAGTTATATTGCAGGCGAGAATTCAAGATACAATGGCTAATACAGCAGTTCTATACCTACGATTGATACGATGTCTTTATATCATGGCCATCCTTCACCGCAGCATCATCCAAGCCACCACGCCGACAACATGAAGCTCTCATCTCGGAGACTTATCTGACTCGGAATCCACAGTCCGGATTCCAAGTCAAGCCGAGAATCCTATGACGCCATATCCGGCCATATAAAGGCTCATTTAATTCAAACCGATTGACTAGGTGCTGAGTGCGCCTCCGTCGATGCTTGCTAGCGTAGGGCCTGTTTCGCTGCCGAGTATCGGGCTGCCGTTGCATTTATAATCCGACTTGAATCATACGGTTCCCCGTAAAGCTAATCATGAAAAGATTTTAAAATAGTCTGTTTTTAGCACATAGAATTCCTAAAATACTTGAGAATACCATTTTGACCATCTCATATCTTGCATTGGCAGCATGACCAACATTACGCACATCGTCCTCTTCCAGTTCTTCGGCCACGTTAGTGGTGAGACTATTGACGATGTATGGCTCCTCACACCCAACCCCAGTCCCATGTCTAATCAATCATCCAGGTCGTGTCTCGAATGTTCCAGTTGAAGGAGAAGTGCCTTGACCCTGTGACGGGAAAGCCTTACATCCTGTCCTCCAGGGGCGGCCGGGATAATTCAGTCGAGGGAAGGAATGTGAGTAGCAAGCATCTAAACACCAAATGCTTCCTACTAAATGGCCATTGATGGTTAGAACGGCATTGCCCACGCTTTCGTCGTCGAGTTTGCCAACGAGGAAGATCGCGACTACTATACATTCAAGGAGCCAGCACACCTCGAGTTTATTGCAAGCTTGGATGGAATCGCGTCTCAGGTTACGGTGGTAGACTTCTCAGACAACCAATTTTAATTTGCAAAAAAGGGGTTACCACGACTGTGGAGGTACTGAACATATCACCTCTAGTGTTAACTACAAGAGCTTAGTATTAAATATGAACCACCTGTCCAAGTTTGGCGCTCCTGTAAATCGCGTCAATGACCCGCAACACTTCCCTGGCCTCGGTTGGCGGTACTGGGACAGCATCTTCACTCGCAGACCGGATCGCCTCTGCAAAGGCTTCATAGAGGCCTCCATATGTCTTGGGTGCCTCGACATGGTAATCCCGCCCCTGAAATTTCCCGTTCTCATCGACACAAATTAGCCGCCCTTTGTACGCAGGATCTTCCACTCCAAACCCAGCAGCATCAGGAGCCAAACCCGCCTCAAGCTGGGCTGCTTGCGAATCTCTCCCATTCTTGGTGAAAGACCCTTTCGTTCCACGAATCCAAAATCGCCTCTGAGTTGACTCAACACTCATATCGCTGATTCGAATGTTCACGATGAGCCCGTTGGCGTAGTTCAGCTGCGCTTGTACGCTATCCGGCTTGTCTGGGCTTATGCGTCCATCTCGTTGGCTCGAGAGCACCCCGTACACCGAAGAAGGCAGACCAAATAGTGTGTAAGCTTGGTCGATCAGGTGCGCTCCCAGGTCGAACagggcaccaccaccctcggTCGTGCCTAACTGGCCTCTCCAGGTCTCGAAATGCTCAGGGCGATAATAGTCGAAATGCGTGTCAACCTCGTAAATCCGACCAAAAATATCATCTTTGATCAGGTCTCTGACAGTGAGAAAATCGCTGTCCCATCGTCTGTTCTGGTATACACAGATCAAGCGCTTGTTCTCGCGGGCAATGCGGATCAGTTGgtcggcttcatcaaccgTTGGCACAAATGGTTTTTCGACAAGAATATGCTTTCCAGCCTGTAAACAGAGCTTTGACAGATTGAAGTGGGAGTCCGGAGGGGTTGTAATGACAGCGAGGTCAATCGCCGGATCTTGAAGTACGGGATCGAGGGTGGTATAATGCGCGAGCGAGGGGTGGTCATTGGGGGCCGATGATTCCTTGGTCGGTTTGCGCTGTACGATCGAGTGCAACTTGAGGAGAGGTGAGGCTTGGATGAAGGGTATATGGAAGATTTTGGCAGCCAGGCTATCGTTTCGTCAGAGCCGCAATCAAGTGGTGCAGTTGCCTCTAGCACAACAAGATGAAAACATACCCATATCCCACGACGGCGACCTGCAATGGGCTGTCTTGAGTTTTCGTCATTGTTCAAAGTGAGTAGGTTGCTGCATATGCTTAACAAGGATCATGAGGGAGGAGGCATTCATATACGGTCGGCCGTACTGGTGGCGGTACTCTGCGACACGGCGAGACATTGCCAATTCGAGAAAACCTGCCAAGACTTCGATTAGTATCATGATTGCGGGGTTTCTGAGTGTGCTCTGAAGGGGAAATTTCCGGCGATTTAATGCCATATTTCCACACTCGGTTGGGCTCTTGACTGTGGCCAGGGGAACAGCGTTCCGCATCCTGCGgggatgccatcaaggccatttACTGAGACATGCGCGGACCGGGAATTACTCGGTGTGTACAGGCCTTTACTTCGCGATATTGAATTCGGCTTGGGTCAAAGTGGTCGTTTATCATGATAAGTTACTGATAAGCTGATATCACGTCACGCCAATTGGCCAGGGTCTCTATCCGTCATTGGACACGTAAATACACTCTCAAAACATGGCCAATACGGACATTCACATAAACAATTATAGTCTTTAGCAGTGGGTTTGAGAACATTCCAAAGGCGGTCTTGTATCTACAGCTGGGCCTTGTTCACCCGTTGGCCTTGCTCATCAAACCAGATCTTTCCCCCCGTAACCATCGACTCTTGCAAGGCAACACCAATCTTGACCACCTCGACCGCGGATTCGAGCTCAATCCACGACAGCTTGTTATCCAACACGGTCTCGGAAAACCTGTTGGCCTGCGTCACAAACGCGTCCTGAAATCTCTCCCAGTAATTCTGGGGCATCTCCTGCGATACCCCGCCGGCTTGGTAGACATGGACATGGTTCAGCCTTGGCATCATATTGACCACCAGTTTCCCTTTGGTCCCTATCATCTCTGTAGAGTCCTATGTGCCAGCGGTTATCGTACGGGATGCGAAGAGCGAGATCATTCGACCGTTGTGGAACTCCATCATACCAATAGCGTTGTCGCTGTCGTTGTATTGCCGCAAGTCTAGGTGGCACGCTGCAGTGCCAACTGCATGGACTGACTTAATCTTGGCTTCTTCACCAAAGAACCAGAGGGCAAGGTCAATATCATGGATGCACGAGTCCACAAAGGCACCTCCAGAGATGGCGGCGTATAAGACAAACTGTCCTGTCGGGTCCAGGATCTCGCAGCTCTGGCAACGCATCACCGTCGGTCGCCCTATGAGGCCTTGTTGGACCTTTTCGTACGCAGCGCGATATGAGGCATCAGAACGTCGTGAGAAGCCACAGATGACCTTGAGATCGGGTCGTGTCGCCGCAGTATCTAGCACAGATTGGGAGTTGAACTTGGTCAGCTAGACTCCTCCTAAGGATAATAAGTTCGAGGTTAAAAGAAACTATAAACTCACAACTTCGACAGTAGTTGAAAGTGGCTTTTCACAAAGCACATGTTTTCCAGCTCTGATGGCCATGTTGGACTGCTCAGCATGTGCACTCGTCGCCGAGGCGATACACacagcctcaaggccaaTGTGAGCAAGCATGTCGGCAAAGTCTTCATATACTGTAAGTCCATGCGGCGCCAATTCCTCGCTCGCCCATTGCCTCTCGGCTGCGTCAGGACTACAGACGGCAATGAGGTCTGCGCGATGGACTTGTTGGAGCCAGGTGATGGCGTGTCGCTTGCCCATCCGGCCGAGGTCTGCTACACCAACTTGAACTCGTCGAACTGGCATTTTGTCAGAAAAGCTTTGTTGAACCGCTGAGACTACATGTTGGAGCTGAGTATGATGGGAGAGGCTGCCTATTACTTCCCCAGGCTATCATGGCCTGTCTCACCTGGAGAGTCCTCCCACGTCCAAGCCATCGTCCGTTTCAGGGATCATGCATATCCGGAAACTCTTAGCCTGCTAGTGATCACCCCGATCCATGACATAAACAGATCCGGGGCCCATTATCTCGGCTCCGTTCGTGCGCGACCCACCGCCGGTGGTTGGAGGAGACCGCGCCCTTCTCACGCCCTACAATCAGGGATATGTTAGCGTGAGGAAAGGCATTCCCTCCCATGTTTCTTATCAAATGCTTTTAGGCGAGCTGTTACTCTTTTCGATTACCAGACTGTTCCGGCGAATGTTTATTCTTGTTGGCAGTCGCCATTCTCCCCGGACCAGGATGATGGGCCATGATGCTTTCTCCACGTTTCTTGTCGACGACCCACCCCCACAACTGTTGATGCATCAGACGAGGAGAACCTGGGGACTCGTCCTGGGGTATTCGGGGGACACATTACTTGGAATAAACGCGTGATAATTGGGTGTCGTCACTGTTAATAACCTGACTTGGGTACGGCCAAGAGTACCGCTTCATAGGGTATGAAGACGAACGGGAGGACCACAAACGTGCTAATATCTCTTCCTTTTCAAGCAGCATCTTGACCACTTCTTTTACATCTTTGATTTGTATCCCCACTCATGCATCTGAATACATAGACGGACATTCAGCCTTGCTGCAATGGAACCCACAAAAGAGTCAAAGTTAGACACACACCCGAACGCAGGTGTCGACTTCTCTACGGTTGGTGCTGTACATGAGGAAATCACTTCCCCTCAAGGAGATGGTTACGTTGCCTATGGCCCCTCTGGTGAGGCCCCTCCACATACTCACAACTGCCCGCTGAAGGTTGCAACTAACGTCCTGAAGGTATCAAGGGAGTGTTCGCGTCACGGTTTGGCGGGTACTGCGCTGCCTTTGCTGCTCTAGGCGGCTTCCTCTTTGGACATGACCAAGGAGTCGTCTCAgtgaccttggtgatggacGAGTTCCTGAATCGCTCCCCCGAGGTATCTGATGAGGCGAGTGGCTCAGGCTTCAAAAAGGGTCTTATGACCGCCATGATTCCTCTCGGTGCTTTCATCGGTGCCTTGAACCAAGGCTAGATTGCCGATTGGATCTCGAGGAAACGCTCGCTAATGGTGGCGGTTGTGATTTTTACGATCGGTTCATCGATCCAGACAGCTGCTGTCAACTACGACATGTTGACTGCGGGGCGGTTCTTCGGTGGCGTCGGTATCGGCATGTAAGTGGTTCTTCTCAATCATCTCCGTTCAAAAGACTCACGGCATCAAGGTTATCTATGGTAGTTCCGATCTATATCTCAGAGATATCACCCCCTGAGATTCGTAGATCCCTTCTAGTCTTTGAAGAGCTCTCAATCGTCGTCGGCATTGTTGTCTCCTTCTGGATCCCCTTTGGCACAAAGGACACTCAAGGCCACTGGTCATGGCAACTGCCTTTCCTCCTTTAGATCTTCCCTGGGGTTCTGCTAGGCGTCGGTGCCTTCTTCCTGCCGTTTTCACCTCGTTGGCTTGCCTCCAAAGGTCGACACGAAGAACCCCTGGTTACCCTCGCTAGACTCCGCTCATTACCTACCGATGACATCCGAGTTCGTGCCGAATGGACCGATATTGTTGCAGAAGCACGCTTCCAGGAGGTTGTCCTGAAAGAACGGCGCCCTAGACTTGTGGAAAGCAGCAGCATAATTTCCAAAGTTCAACTAGAAATTGTCTCGTGGACCGATTGCTTCAAGACTGGCTGTTGGCGTCGCATCCATGTCGGTATTGGGATCATGTTTTTTCAACAGTTCGTCGGAATCAAGGCCTCAGTTCGTTCCCATGTTTCCGTATAGTACCTTTCAAGACGCTAATTAGCGATAGTCTACTATTCGCCGACCCTGTTTGCCACTATGGGCCTGAATTTCAATATGCAACTCATCATGTCCGGAGTTGTCAACTGCGTCCAACTGGTCGGCATTATCAGCAGCCTCTGGACATTGGATCGATTTGGCAGGAGAAAGATCCTTCTCACAGGTAGTATTTGCATGTTCATTCCCCATCTGATCATCTCGATCTTCGTCGGTAAGTATTCTCACGATTGGCCTAGCTACATTCCTGAAGGCTGGACCTCTGTGGCTTTTCTTTTAGCCTATATGTTGGCCTTTGGATGCAGTTGGGGTCCAGTGCCTTGGGCGATGCCGTCTGAAGTCTTTCCTTCGTCTCTTAGAGCCAAAGGTGTCGCTCTTGCGACATCCCTCAGTAAGTACCAAATTTCTCCAATCTCCAGCCACCCGGTCTCTCAAAACCAAGTGAAACTAACACAAAAAAGGTTGGTTGTGGAATTTTATCATCGGCCTCATTACCCCACCGCTTATCCAAGAGACTGGCTTCGGGGCTTACGTCTTTTTCGCAGTCTTTTGCCTGTTGTCTTTTGTGTGGACCTACCTCTGCGTCCCTGAGACGAACGGCAAGAcccttgaagagatggaCGAGGTCTTCCATGACCGTACTGGTACTCCTGATGTTGAGAGGAAGGCTAGAATTCTTGATCAGTTCCTTCGTGAGCAGCGGGGAGAAGGGCTCAAGTCTCCTTGAGGCGCCTTCTCCTAGGGGTCATACAATGACTGGGTCTTTGTTTTCGTCAACTTCAGTCATTTTTGTGACATTTCTTTTTCCTAGAAAGAGCTCTTGCTTCTCGTTGGCAACGTGAATATCATGCTAGGTCCTGGAGATTATAGGCCAACGTCATCATACCTAAGCTCTTATCGTACTCCAACGTCCTGGCCCCATTTAAGGACCCTCCTCATGATAGGGACAAGGGTTGAAAGTATTCCCGATATATACGAAGGCTATAGACTCGCTTTCTCACATAGTTCAAGCTAGTGGATGCACACCCATTTCCAAATCTGCAACGCCGAAGTCCAGAGCATGCTACAAGTAGCAAGATGTAGCAGGATGCCTTACTCGGGCTTTTTGGCGTACACTGAATATCTATCAAGACCGTTAGAATTGTTTGAATGCACTTGGGCAGGGAAACTCACATCGGCCAGTACATATGGATTCCCAGGTTCTTAAAGTCCTTTCTGACTCCAGCCAGCAGAAGCTGCAATTCTTCGATGCTCCAACCCAGCCCGCCTGCCTCCTTGGGTCTCGTAAAGATGGCAAGGCTGAGGGGCTCAAGGGCCTGTACGCCGTTCTCATACGCCCACATACCTATATGGAGGTTAGTGTCTAATCCATACAGGTATCTTTCGATTAGAGTCCAACACTTACCGATTTGCTTATACTTGGGATCTCTGGCCCAAGCACTGCAAGGCCACTTCTCTTTCACTTCGACTATATCAACGAACCCCGCATCTTTGAGCCAGTCCTTATAAAAGAGGGCAGTGTTGAGTGGATGACCACCGCCTGCAAATCCTTCCTGGAGCAGTACCGACCACTGGTACGCAGGATGTTCTTCCTTGAGTGTACCGTCATCAGATTGGAGAGGATATATGATATCCATAAGCTCGAGAGTCCCACCAGGTTCCAAATTGCTATCAGCAGGTTAGCTGGTGATTCAATGCTTGGGGGGAGATGGCTGTTACTCATAGCATTGCTTCAAGTACCTGGACCAGTTTCGGATAGACCCAGTCATGAAGCgtgagaagatgaagtcgaaTTTGCTGCTGAAAGTCCAATcatcttcaagatcatccaCATAAAAGTTGACGTTGGGGGGCACACTATTAGCGGGTCAGAAGAAAGCCGTAGAAGAGTACCACGCTTCAACTCCTCTCTGTTCTTACAATGATGGTTGAATAGGACTAAGATCAACCCCAGTTATCTAAAAACTCAGTTGTTAGGGTATCTAGGGTCTGATAACGCTTGCATATTTCGCTTACTTGACTTTCAGGATGCTCGTCGGCTGGACAATTGTCAAAAGTTTGGTCAAAATGTAGACTTGTACAGAATTAGGGTCGTACCGTAATCAATGGACCAGATACCAGTCCCGCAACCGGCGTCAAGGACACGGTTGAAGGGCCTGTCAGCTGGGGCACAGTGAAGGTTTCCATCAAACGTGAACAGTAGCAAATTGTGCTGGAGATCTTTGCTAGGTTAGACACATAGATGGTAGCACGGAAGCAATGACACAAGTACCTAGGCGTTCATTTTCGGTCTAGGAATAAGGGTGTCAGTGAAATATGTCAAACAACAATTCAGACGAAGAAAGAAACTGACCTCATCATTCGGAAGAACGTAGACTGGTATCTAATTAGCTACACATAGAATCGGATAAAGAAAGGATCCATAATTACCGCCGTCCTTATAGGCGTGATACGTCCTGCCATTTTCCTGCCGATAAGCAAGGATGCTAGATCCCATCGACGTTGTGTCGCTGACGTTATCCTGCCAGAGTCAGAGACGTTGATTCATTTCCATAAATGGGCACATGAAACCTCACCCCTCCGAATGCAGAgtcagcatcgtcatcttgggcAGCAGCCTAAAGAGGATCATGAGAACAAAATCCTGCACAAGCCAAGGGACTCTCCAACATTTTCGTCGACGGCAAGCGGGGCATTATTGCCCTGGACCGGTGGAGGGCTTGTCCCCGCCGCCTGTTGTTCTGGACTGGCGCACATGCCCGACTGCTGTGGTTTGAAGGTGGTTCGTACAAGGTGTTGCGTCTGACTTTATGTTAGGCAAAGAAATAGGTCAAAGGTTGATGTGGAGGGGGCACGGTGAGACTAAATCGCTCATGACCTTTGGGGTGGCCCGTATTTACAGGTGGCATGCATAGTCGGCCTCTAACAAGATGCACCGTCGGCTAAAGCATAATGTTTGCTTCGAGGTACCCATCTTTAGAAAAGTGCATGACAAAGAACACGGTGTCTATCTATGTGTCATGTCGGCCAGTTAAACTTTCAAGCCCTTGTACTGAGACAAGGTTGCATTACGTGTTAGCAGCGATGATCTATGCAGAAACAGGGATTGTACAGCTATACAGTGTCAACTGCACACGACCAACGTTATTATGTGCTCGGATAGGATATTAGACCTGAGCAAAAAGGgtatttattaaagtttgCTTCTTAACTATAGAAACAAGTGACGAAGATTAATCTACTTTCTTTCCTAATTGGTACAAGCAGCAGCTCCCTTGCTTGTCGAAGTCACCCACttggtcgtcgtcgccttcaCCGTTGATGTCGTGGTCTTGGAGACCGTGCTCCTCAAGGTCACCGTGCTCGAAGGAGTCAGTGTGGTCTTGACAGTAGACCAGCTCGTAACCGTCTCGGCGGGAAGCGTGATGGTGGACGTCTTCTTGGCGGTGCTGGTCGTCGTAACCTTGACAGTTCCTGTCGCGAGCGTGGTGGTCACCGTCTTGTAGGCCGTCACAGTCTTGGCGGGGAGGGTGGTCGTCTTCTTGACGGTGACGACGGAGGTAGAATCTTGCACAACAGTGGTGGTGGAAGCCTTGAGAGTCGTGGTCTTTCCAGTCGTCTTAGTCGTGACAATCGTGGTGGTCGAGCTAGAGCCAGGGATCGTAACTGTGGTGTACTTGGTGGCCACAGAGGTGGTCGTTTCCGAGACGGTGACAGGCTTGAGTGTAGATGTCTTGCCTGTCGTCTTGGTCGTGATGCTCAGCGTCGTAGTGGTGCTTCCGGGGACAGTCGCAGTCGACGTCTTGACGTTAGTCGTATAGGTCGTAACGACTGTCGAGGTAACCGTAACTAGACCAGCAGCGCGAACTTGAAGCTCGATGAAGTCGCGGTGTGTAAGACCGGCAGCAAGATCAATGGATGGGTTACCATAGACGACCGCAGCTCTGGGCTTGATCGTTGCCACAGCCACAAGACCATCCAGATCACGACGCTTGTTGGTCGGAATGCAAGTaatcgtcgtcttcttgctCGTGGTCTCAGTCAAGGTGGTCACAACCGTCGAGTACACGGTAGTCGCCTTCAACGAGGTGGTCGTGACTCCACCAGTTCCAGATGTGACAGTCTTGGTGCTGGAAACAGTGACAGCCTTGGGGGTTGACGTCTTGGTGGCAAAAGTAGTGGTCAAGACAGTCTCCTTGGACGTAACTGACTTGGGAGTCACAGTAGCGCCGGTAGTTGTCACAGTCGTCGTCACAGCCTTGGCAGTGGTGGTGACCCAAGACGTGATAGTCGACTCAATGACATTAGTTGAAGTCTTGGTGACAGCGGCgggggtgatggtggtgccaACGTCAACAGTCTCGGTCGTCTTGGAGGTGATGAGCTCGTCAGCCTCGGTTGTCTTGGAGGTCTGCGTGATGGTTGTCTTCTCCACAGTTGTCTTGGTCGTAGGATCAGGCGTGATGGTGGTTCCGACATCGATGACAGAGGTAGACTTGCTGGTGACAGTCTTGTCAGAGGCTGTGACGGTGGCGAAGAGTGTCTGAGACGAGGTGACTGTCTGAGTGGTGTAGACGGTTGTGTAGCTTGACGTTCCAGTAGGAACAGCGCCTGCAACAAAGGGTGTCGCGGACACGAGGGTTGAGTTGATCCAGGCCGTGGCAGCGAAGAAAGTGCCCAACTCGAACTGAGCAGCCTCATCACCGGACAGTTGCTTGGCGAAAGAGGCACGCTTGCTGGTGGAGGATCCAGCACCAGTGTTTTCATACTCTCCAAAGATGACGTTTCCGGTTCTGGGGTCAGCGTTCGTCCAGTCATCCCATCCAACGGCGGGGATGCAGGAGCCAAGGTCGGACTCGACGTAGGCGACACGAGCATACTGGTTCCATGGTCGACCAAGGTAAATAGTCGAGTACGAAGCGCCGTTGGCAGGAGTGATTGTGCACTGGTCAAAGACGAAACCAGCGGGCGTAGTGGTGTCCGTTCTCTTGTGGGCAGTCAAGGCGATGCCGTTCCGGTTGGGTGAAATGGTCGACTTGAGGAAGTAACCCGCTCCAGAACCCCAGATCATGTCGATGTTACCCTCAAAGTACGAGTTGtaggcaaagaagaagccgttgatgaggagggcatccTGGTTGCCATAGACTTGGCAGCCATAGAGCGAGGCATACTTGCTGCTCTTGACACCAAAGCCAAGACTAGCGTAGCTAAGAAAAAGTAAGTTAGTGTTCatgagagaaagagatgaGTCACATACTTGCTGGTTGTGCCGAAAGTGTTCTTGAAGTTGATATTGACAGCTTGGAAATAGTTACCAGTGGCGTAGAAGGTAGCGGAATCCGAGTTGGAGGCGTCAGCCTGAGTGTCGATACCCTTGTCATAGGTAATTGTAACCTGGTTCTGGGAGTAGTCATCAGGCGACTCGGAGTATCCAAGGAAGATGGTTGTTCCGGCTCTCGCGAGAACAATCTGCTCTTTGTATGTACCAGGGTATATGAAGACAGTGGGGGTGATCTTGCTAGAAGCGGGAAGCGCGTTGATGGCTTCCTGAATGGTCGCATAGGTAGTGACTCCATCAATGGCTTCCTTGGAGACGATGTAAGCGCCAGCAGGAGGAGTCGTGCCACTGTACTCGGTAGTACCGGGAGTAGGCTCGACAGTTGTGCTTGGCTTGGGTGTGGTGATCGAATCCCAGAAGGTCTTGTCGATCCAGTCAGTGCTGTCCATGACGGATGTGAGGGAGTACGAGTCACTCGTGAGAAGAGTGGCATATCCAAAGCCTTCTCGAGCAGCCGTGTTCTTCTCCCAGCTACCAGGACCCTCATTGGCGTACTCAGCAAAAGTGATGTGGTCAGTT is from Fusarium keratoplasticum isolate Fu6.1 chromosome 11, whole genome shotgun sequence and encodes:
- a CDS encoding Stress-response A/B barrel domain-containing protein encodes the protein MTNITHIVLFQFFGHVSGETIDDVVSRMFQLKEKCLDPVTGKPYILSSRGGRDNSVEGRNNGIAHAFVVEFANEEDRDYYTFKEPAHLEFIASLDGIASQVTVVDFSDNQF
- a CDS encoding MFS domain-containing protein, whose product is MEPTKESKLDTHPNAGVDFSTVGAVHEEITSPQGDGYVAYGPSGIKGVFASRFGGYCAAFAALGGFLFGHDQGVVSVTLVMDEFLNRSPEVSDEASGSGFKKGLMTAMIPLGAFIGALNQG
- a CDS encoding MFS domain-containing protein; amino-acid sequence: MGLNFNMQLIMSGVVNCVQLVGIISSLWTLDRFGRRKILLTGSICMFIPHLIISIFVGWLWNFIIGLITPPLIQETGFGAYVFFAVFCLLSFVWTYLCVPETNGKTLEEMDEVFHDRTGTPDVERKARILDQFLREQRGEGLKSP